One stretch of Toxoplasma gondii ME49 chromosome XI, whole genome shotgun sequence DNA includes these proteins:
- a CDS encoding ribosome recycling factor protein (encoded by transcript TGME49_216530~Signal peptide predicted by SignalP 2.0 HMM (probability 0.713) with cleavage site probability 0.209 at residue 202), whose product MASPATMSLRPSFSLARGPPASRRSSPSAGSLFSSASSLFSSARFPGAVQRRRLSTLPSRPLPFLSSSFASPSSGRSLSSFFSSPLPFSCPPIAVRLSCPSLLPSSSSAPSSPSSLSSSSSAPSSPSPLSSSSSAPSSPSPLSSSSSAPSSPSSLSSSSSAPSSPSSLSSSSSAPSSPSLLSSSFSAPASPWRASPSSPAHAVSRRCMASGKKKKGQKSREDGREEDKRMRKVLKVIGGDGDAAFSAADAPRAPRGVGGKAQGLQRARARGLVVREEEGEEEDEEDEREGRRNGAAEVFSVAAYEADMKAAIDKMVQDISALLVHRERAEHFERIPVSAGGEKRRLSDLAQVVVRGASTVHVHVFSEANLSKVMSALRAADSKWTLQQEGNTAVRLQLPKVTSEMREELKTKARVFLVTAKSAVRNMRQAGRSHLHKLQFKSRSIDDVKRRELDASLTTLMETYVAKCDKVFNEKMQQFLLS is encoded by the exons ATGGCCTCTCCAGCCACGATGTCGCTGcggccttccttctccctggCCAGAGGCCCACCCGCTTCCCGtcgctcttccccttccgccggttctcttttctcttctgcgtcttctctcttctcttctgctcggTTTCCAGGCGCTGTCCAgcgtcgccgtctctctaCGCTACCTTCTCGTCCCCTCccgttcctctcctcttcattcgcctcaccttcttctggtagatcgctctcttctttcttctcttcccctctcccgTTCTCCTGTCCACCCATTgctgtgcgtctctcctgtccgtcgctgcttccttcttcttcctccgcgccttcttctccttcttctctctcttcttcttcctctgcgccttcttctccttctcctctctcttcttcttcctccgcgccttcttctccttctcctctctcttcttcttcctccgcgccttcttctccttcttctctctcttcttcttcctccgcgccttcttctccttcttctctctcttcttcttcctccgcgccttcttctccttctcttctctcttcttctttctccgctcccgcttctccgtggcgcgcgtctccgtcctctcccgcgcatgcagtttctcgGCGCTGCATGGCcagcgggaagaagaagaagggacaGAAATCCCGCGAGGacggacgcgaagaagacaagcgcATGCGGAAGGTTCTGAAAGTCATtggaggcgacggcgacgcaGCCTTCTCGGCCGCAGACGCTCCGCGGGCGCCGCGCGGTGTGGGTGGAAAGGCTCAAGGCCTCCAGCGAGCTCGCGCTCGGGGACTCGTCgtccgagaagaagaaggcgaggaagaagacgaagaagacgagagagaaggcagaagaaacggcgcGGCAGAGGTCTTCAGCGTAGCAGCCTATGAGGCAGACATGAAGGCTGCAATCGACAAGATGGTGCAGGACATCTCTGCCCTTCTGGTCCACCGCGAGCGCGCGGAACATTTTGAACGGATTCCAGTCTCCGCAGGCG gcgagaagcggcgaCTGTCGGACCTCGCGCAGGTCGTTGTGCGAGGCGCCTCGACCGTCCACGTCCATGTCTTCAGTGAGGCGAATCTCTCCAAG GTCATGTCAGCTCTCCGGGCCGCCGACTCAAAGTGGACTTTGcagcaagaaggaaacacTGCAGTTCGACTCCAACTTCCGAAG GTGACGTCCGAGATGCGTGAGGagctgaagacgaaggcgcgcGTGTTTCTTGTCACG GCAAAGAGCGCGGTGAGAAACATGCGCCAAGCAGGTCGCAGCCACTTGCACAAGTTGCAGTTTAAATCTCGGAGTATCGACGATGTAAAGAGGCGCGAGCTGGACGCTTCTCTCACGACGCTGATGGAAACTTACGTCGCCAAGTGTGACAAAGTTTTCAATGAAAAAATGCAGCAGTTCCTGCTTAGCTGA
- a CDS encoding thioredoxin, putative (encoded by transcript TGME49_216510~Predicted trans-membrane domain (TMHMM2.0):188-211), producing MSRRLPPRSFFASQAVAVRAASLSQAPCRFRGFAAFCSALSSSCANSALRSHAVSLWTSRLSSDRRVSNPVSTADRNSAERALKRDVRLGALLAPLRREVVHAVGSAASPSSREKKFFSSRAGEGRDAALDSASHPNDVEMKETEQASAPENEGKKKEKETEGSRGKSESVGAGEAVHRSGLRRVFSRLFYSCVLLVGGGAAFLFFAFPSVPLDLKNVPVGSALQAALQAALGGKETPEETGDRKSETGGKETRSSFAFLVRRDPLEGFSLVTDAEFDKTDEALVLFLDGETQAEEESEAIRKLRALVERMQQEGKLKNIRLFYAWRTAGNSPAQGEDTAVMLYKGQRRSRYALAELLRGEAEEAGEVDPKDKNVEPAALGEERTSSREAASGEKLLETFFTPLSEKENASRTKREKGKHLPIRVVGSAFKRDVLDEAKAGNTILLQLFEDSCFLCFLMRPFLNSVSALLAEYNIPVTMKRLNIEKNDFPEGCVVTRATPTFVLHRGAHEEGERWSEFRPRDFIEKLEKEFDLPVELREKLHALLDLLHERFKRFGLLSVWLLEVRKMEEAFLQEQQRKQARESLELHGLGAQTASSSPSSSSGNHQTEAREKTTDEKSREQDEKQREDGDFDAIVSMLMSQDMKRFDDLSENLEHLEREAANAEADAMALGVMMGEELLRDDVEHLAEALLAAESLVGQSSSVEGGAGRH from the exons atgtcgcgccgccttccgcctcgcagtttcttcgcctctcagGCGGTCGCTGTccgcgccgcttctctctcgcaggcGCCTTGCAGATTCCGCGGCTTTGCTGCTTTCTGCAGCGCCTTATCATCGTCTTGTGCAAATTCTGCGCTGCGCTCGCATGCGGTTTCCCTGTGGAcctcgcggctctcgagTGACAGACGGGTCTCGAATCCGGTTTCCACTGCCGATCGAAACTCCGCAGAACGCGCCCTCAAACGCGATGTGCGTCTCGGCGCTCTgctcgcgcctctccgccGAGAagttgtgcatgcagtcggcTCTGCCGCGAGTCCCAGCagccgcgagaagaaatTCTTCAGCTCCAGAGCCGGCGAAGGTCGAGACGCCGCGCTCGACAGCGCGTCTCACCCCAACGACGTAGAAATGAAGGAGACCGAGCAGGCGAGCGCGCCGGAGAatgaagggaagaagaaggagaaagagacggaggggAGTCGTGGAAAGTCTGAGTCTGTGGGGGCGGGGGAAGCGGTCCACCGAAGCGGTCTGCGGCGCGTGTTTTCGCGGCTGTTCTACTCGTGCGTTCTCCTCGTTGGAGGCGgcgctgcgtttctcttcttcgcctttccgtCGGTGCCTCTGGACCTGAAAAACGTGCCGGTTGGGTCCGCGCTGCAGGCCGCGCTGCAGGCCGCGCTGGGTGGGAAGGAGACtcctgaggagacaggagacaggaagtcggagacaggggggaaggagacgcgttcgtccttcgccttccttgtGCGGCGAGATCCCCTCGAAGGATTCTCTCTTGTGACAGACGCAGAATTCGACAAGACGGATGAggccctcgttctcttcctcgacggTGAAACCcaggccgaggaagagagcgaagccaTCCGCAAACTACGCGCTCTTgtcgaacgcatgcaacaggAAGGAAAACTAAAAAACATCAGACTCTTCTACGCCTGGAG GACGGCAGGGAATTCTCCAGCTCAGGGCGAAGACACGGCAGTGATGCTCTACAAGGGACAGCGTCGGTCGCGGTACGCTCTCGCCGAGCTTTTGCGCggcgaggcggaagaagcaggcgaagtAGACCCCAAAGACAAGAACGTAGAGCCAGCAGCGcttggagaagaaaggacgagTTCAAGGGAAGCcgcgagtggagagaagcttCTCGAGACATTCTTTACGCCGttgagcgagaaggagaacgcgtCGCGcacgaagcgcgagaagggcAAACATCTGCCCATCCGAGTCGTCGGTTCCGCCTTCAAACGCGAT GTCTTGgacgaggcgaaggcgggCAATACGATTCTTCTTCAACTGTTTGAAGactcttgtttcctctgcttcctcatgCGACCTTTCCTGAACTCGGTCAGCGCACTGCTTGCCGAGTACAAC ATCCCGGTGACGATGAAGAGGTTGAACATCGAAAAGAACGACTTTCCAGAGGGATGCGTCGTCACCAGGGCGACCCCAACGTTCGTGTTGCACCGAGGCGC AcacgaggagggagagagatggTCAGAATTCCGACCTCGAGATTTCATTGAAAAACTGGAGAAG GAGTTCGACCTGCCTGTTGAGCTGCGggagaaactgcatgcgctccttGACCTCCTGCATGAGCGCTTCAAGCGCttcggtcttctctctgtttg GTTGCTGGAAGTGCGTAAGATGGAGGAAGCGTTCCTTCAGGAGCAGCAGCGGAAgcaagcgcgagagagccTCGAGCTCCACGGCCTCGGCGCGCAgaccgcttcttcttcgccttcttcttcttctggaaaCCATCAGACGGAAGCTCgcgaaaaaacgacagacgAAAAGTCGAGAGAACAGGACGAGAAGCAACGGGAAGACGGCGACTTCGACGCCATTGTATCGATGCTCATGAGTCAA GACATGAAGCGCTTCGATGACCTCAGTGAAAATCTCGAGCACCTGGAGCGCGAAGCTGCGAACGCAGAGGCCGACGCGATGGCTCTCGGTGTG